TTAAGACGGGAAATATTAAGATGGATATTTTTTAGAATAACCGATGGCCCTTCCATGTGCAGCGATCCGGAGAGGATTTCAAGATTGTTGAGATGAATATCCGGCAGGCTGCCCAGTAAAGTCTTAACAGAGACATATTGTTGCCAGGATGCCAGCAAGGAATCGATATTTGCGGGCGACGTTTCGACTTCTTCAGCTCCGGAGGACGGCAGACGGATGTTCAGTTTTTCAAAAATGATTTTACTGATTTCCACGCGATTTTTTAACAAAGGTAAAAGACGGTACCGTACTTCTACATAGTTGCTTTTTAAAATCAGACTGTCTTGCGTTATGATTTGCAGCCCCTTGAGGCGGATGTTGTTAAACAGGCTGCCTTCCAGCGATTGGTAGTGTACCGTGGCATGGGGACGCAATTGATGGTTCAGAAAATCTCTGGTCAGGTCTGAAATAAGAGAAGCCTGCCAGAGTAAAAAAGAAAGAGCGGCGCCCAAAACAGCCACGAAAAGCAGCGCCCACAAAGCGACTTTTTTAGTAATGGCCAACCACTTTTTTTGTTTTTTCATGAATTACCGTTCAATATTTTGTTTTAATTTAAGTTATCGGCTGGTTAAAGTAAAGTATTAAAAATCTTCGTTTAAAACACGTTTTGCGTTTCGTTGCGAGAAAGGCGTTGGCTTAGAAATGAAAAACCTTCGGATGAGAACCGCTCGTTGAGTCGTCCCTTAACCGCTCCCTGAGTGAAGCCCAAGGGAGCGCAGTCGAAGGCTTGCCCTGAGCGCAGTCGAAGGCTTGCCCTGAGCGCAGTCGAAGGGGGGGGGAGCGGGAGCAACAAAGAAGTAAATAAATTTTCGTCTCCCGCCGGGGGTATCCTCAAAATGACAACGCCGCCGCTGGCTTTGGTACGTTCTGCCAGAGCGGGGAAACTTAGCCACCGGGAAAATCCCGCTCTCCCGTAAACTCCTAAACCGCTAAACTAATAAACCCTTCCCAATCGACAGGCCGGCGCCAGAAATGGCTTTTAACGACGCTTACGCCTCCGGCTTTAATTAAAACAACCCTCTCAATGTTAGCGTCAATCCTTTAAATTCTGTGCCGTTTAACGGATGGGAAGTTTCCGTGCTGGAATACTTACTCCAAACGTAAGAAACAGACAACTTGTTTAACAATTCTTTTAAAATTAGATGATCAATCCGTGCGGAAAAAATTTTACCGATGCCCGTGGAGCTAATCTGGATGCCCTGCGTTTTAATGTAAGGATGATAACCGCTTCCACGAAAATATCCGAAACTAAATTCAATGAATTCGAGCAATTGAAAGCGATAGCCCTGATAAATCGTAATGTATTGGTCGTATTTGCCCAGTAAAACATGATCTTTAAAGTTAATTTTACCCGGGAAAGCCACATAGTTCCAGGATTCGTCCGCCTTGAGTTCGATCAATAAATTTCGGGCTTCGGCAGACCAATCCGCTTTGATAAGTCTTAAACGCGTATCCCATACATGCCCATCCAGTCCCATGGAAAGACCGTAACCGATCGCTGCGGTGCGCGGGAAAGGAGCCGCCTGATTTTCATATATATAGTGCATCTCATCGCCCACATTGAGAACAGAAAATCCGAAAGACAGATCGAAAAACGGTTGCACCTGCCCCAGGGAAGAGCACGAAAAACCTTTTACATTTAGCAGGTCTGTGGCGGGTATGATCAGTAAAAAACCATAATCGATGGTTCTTGCGCTGCGATCTTTCTTTTGATCTTCGATTCCCACATTTGTGGGATATAAATTGGTCTTAATGTTCTTTAAAGCGAATCCCATATTGAACTTGATATACCAGTCCAGCCCCATGCCAAAACTGAATTGCTGGTAGGTCTCATCGGAGTGAAACGTGCCCAATTGGTTGCCTGCTTCATCCGTCCAGATATTATTACCCAGATCGAGTGTGGATTTAACAAAACCAGCTGCAAAGCTGAGAGAAACGTCCCGTAAAATTTTATCGGAACTATAACCAAAGGCAGCGGCAGTGCTACTGAAAGTGAAATCAGAGAAAGTGAATTGCGGCAGCCAGCGCGTCTTTTGGGGATAAAATTGGACGGCAAAATTGTTCTGCCGCGCAAATGTGGCCAGTTGAGCGGGATTAAAAAATTGCCCGAACGGATCGGCGGTGGGCAAAGCGGTAAACGCGCCAGCCATGCCGTTAAGATGTGGCGCGGGATGGATGGTCACAAAGGGAACCGCTGTACTACCCTGAGCAAAACTTACAGACGAGCTGCAAAACATCAAGGAAACGAGCCATACACAGAGCCATCTTTTCATTCTTTTTTTCTCCTGATAATTTTAAGATACCTGTGAAATTTATCGGGATGTTTACGTTTTATTGTCTCATAACAAGTTTTTTGAAATACTACCAACGGCTTAAAAAAAGCATCCATTTCGGACGCACAACATTTTAAAGCTGCGACCGGTTTATAAAAAATAAGAAAAAAGAGAAAATCTTCAAAGAAAATATTCTGGTTCCTGCAAAAACGGGGCAAGCTAACAGCCTGTGCACATATTTAGAGAAGCCTGACTGTCATCCTGAGTGAAGTCGAAGGGGAGAGTGAATAAGTAATAAGATTTCTCGTCTCCCGGCGGGGGGAACCTTGAAATGACAACGCCGCCGCTGGCTTTGGTACGTTCTGCCGGAGCGGGAAAACTCAGCCACCGGGGAAATCCCGCTCTCCCCTGAACTCCTAAACCACTAAACCAAGGCAGCTAAGCCGCAACCAAAAACATTTACGCAGGGATTTAAGCAACCACAGAGCGCACAGAGAAGTCACAAAGGGCGCAAAGAATGTTAAAAGTTAAAAAAATACATTGTCTTTGACTTTTGGGACAGCCCCAAGAGGAATTAGTTATTTCCAGCGGTGTAAGTGATTTCTGCGCTGGTCAGTTTCGTGCAAAGGCGAGAAGAGGAATGACAGGCCGCGTCCATTCAATCACTACAGGGGAACAAAAATTTTAGCAGGCTAAAACTTTACACCTTATTAAAAAAAATTACAGATATGAGGAATAGAGGAATATTAAATTTTAATTTTTGGTTAAAAATCGTTAATATTGGCTCAATGGCAAGATGAGGTTGAGCATTTTAAGTAAATCCCAACATTAAATCAAGGAGAAGAAATGAAACAAAAAATGACTTTGTTTGCCCTGGCAACCATATTAATCTTTTTTGTGGCCTGTAATGAAAATCAAAATAAGATGAACGAAAAGGCGCAAAAAAGTAAAACAGAGCAGACGAACAATAAGGAAATGAAAAAAGATTGCGACGATGTGCACTGGACACACCACAGCGGAGAAACAGGTCCTGAAAACTGGAAAAATCTTTGCGATGGATTTGCTGACTGCGGCGGTAGTTCACAATCACCTGTTGATATTATTACAGCCGATGTGGTTGAAGGAAAAGAATTGGCCGCCCCGATATTCAAATACGGAAAATCGAAAGTTGACATCATCAACAACTCGCACACGGTTCAATTTAACATTAGCGGAGAAAATACGGTAAATTTAAACGGTAAAACATATAAACTATTGCAGTTCCATTATCATGCTTTGAGCGAGCATACAATTGATGGTAAACATTTTCCCATTGAAGTGCATTTTGTCCATAAGCATTCCGATACGGATTTTGCCGTTATTGGCTTCATGTTTGTGGAAGGTCAGGAATATGATTTATTTAGCAAATATTTAGATAAGTTTCCCACGAGTAAAGGGGAATATAAGTCCGATGATACGATCGATTTGCTAAGTCTGTTGCCGGAGAATAAGAGTTATTACTATTACAGCGGCTCCCTCACAACGCCTCCCTGTACCGAAGTGGTGAGCTGGTATGTGCTAAAAAATCCGGTCGAAGCCTCTAAAAAGCAGATTGAAGCGTTTTCAAAAATCCTGAATAATAATTACAGACCCGTACAGCCTCTTAATAATCGAAAAATAGAAATATTCAGGCAATAGCTCAAAAGACTTCTTTTTGAAGAAGAAGTTTGCTGCAAACTCTCATTTTATAGGGATGACGCCCTATAAAAGATGGCGTCATCCTTAATTAAAAAAGAAATTACCTGCTTGTTCGAAGAATAAGCACACTTCCCTGAAAAGCTTCAGCGCTTTAGCGTGCGAAAATTTTTATTAATGCGTAATGAAATACTTCTGCAACGATAGAGTATAATCGTCACCGATCAATCTCAAAAACTGTAATCCGTTCAAATACTTCCTTCAAAAAATGTAATACATTAGCGTGCGAAAATTTTTGTGCTGTTTTAAAAACTCATCCCCCAGCCCGAGGGTGTCTCAAAAGCGACATTAAATGTATTTTTATGCAAATATAGGTAAAAGTTTACAATAGCCCTCACCCCCTTTCCCCCTCTCCCGATTTTCGGGAGAGGGGGAACTAAAGGGGGTGAGGGAAAGAAAAAACTTTATAAAAATACATTTTCTTTGACTTTTGGGACAGCCCTCGGGCGTAAATTGTGGCGACTTGCTTAGTTTTCGTCTTACATGTTGAGATACATTTCTATTTTTTCTTTTCGATCCTGGCGTTCCCTTTTAAGCTAACGCTGGACAGAGGGTGTTGCGTGAAAAAATCTTTGTGCGCTTTGGTGCTTCTATGCGCTCTTGGATTATTATCTAAAAAAATCTCCCGCTTTAAAAAAAGTTGACAAGTACGATTTAATAAATTATTTTGTTAGTGAACAATCACTAACTGAATTGTTTGAGCAGGAGGGCGGATGCTCGGATGACAGCAGGTCGCTAAAGTTCAGCGGAAGAATTTTGTCGTCCGGCAAAGACCTCCTCGTAAAGGCAAATCAAATTAACGATTATACTTAGGAGAACTTATGAAACATTTTAAACGAGCGGTCTGGCAACTGATGATGATCATTCTGCCAGGGATTCTGGGCGGTTCCTTGCTGGCGCAAAACAACGTGCGCACCATGACGCTCTCGCAGGCGCTGGATGTAGCCCTGCAAAAAAACCCTGTGCTGCGGGCGAGCGACTGGCAAAAAGTAGCGGCCCGCAAAAAGGTGTGGGAAGCCCGTAGCGGCTTTTTACCGCGAATCAATTTAGTCGGCACCTACACGCGCTATCAGGAGCCCATGATTATCACGCCCATTCACAAAGTGGGGCAATTCCCACCGCTGGACGACAAAATTTTCAATTCTCAGTTCCAGGTTCAACTTCCCATTTTTAACGGCGGAAGGACGCTGGCAGCCCACAAGGCGGCTAAAGCAGGCCTCGCCGAAAGCGGCGCGCAGGGAG
This sequence is a window from Caldithrix abyssi DSM 13497. Protein-coding genes within it:
- a CDS encoding carbonic anhydrase, which gives rise to MKQKMTLFALATILIFFVACNENQNKMNEKAQKSKTEQTNNKEMKKDCDDVHWTHHSGETGPENWKNLCDGFADCGGSSQSPVDIITADVVEGKELAAPIFKYGKSKVDIINNSHTVQFNISGENTVNLNGKTYKLLQFHYHALSEHTIDGKHFPIEVHFVHKHSDTDFAVIGFMFVEGQEYDLFSKYLDKFPTSKGEYKSDDTIDLLSLLPENKSYYYYSGSLTTPPCTEVVSWYVLKNPVEASKKQIEAFSKILNNNYRPVQPLNNRKIEIFRQ